From the genome of Legionella beliardensis:
ACCAATATAGATAAAGTAGTTATTCGGGTTTTATGAATTGTAGCTTTTAATAATTGATGTACAATCTTGGAAACATGCATCGCTTGACCTTGGCTTAGTGTTATTCGCAACAACATAAGATCATATCTCGCTTTGCATGTCATCTATTTTCAAAAAAAAACTGAGGATACCTCAGGCCCGGTGGCCCAACCTACAAGATCATATCAGATCTAACCAAGTGCTCTATCTAAAAAGCACGTCAAAAATGTTTTAATTTTGAACTAAAAATATAATTATAGGGCGATTTATAAACACATTTATGTCATAATTTAGGTAAAAACCAAGTACTCTAGAGTAGCAATTTAATAGTAACTTATTGATTTTAATATATAAAAATGGCGCGCTCGGAGGGACTCGAACCCCCAACACCTTGGTTCGAATCCGAAGGCTTTAATTTAAAAATATTTATTTTTCAATAACCTGCGATGCATGAAATTCTTGAAAAACAGCGTAGTGCTGCCACAGATATGCCACAATTTATGACACAAATGAAGCTTTAAAGAGAGTGCTCATACTTATTAGGTGTTACTATCCTGGCTCAATAATTGTATCAAATTAGGATGTACAAATAACTTTTCTTTACCAACCGCAATTTCTTTTAGAATTCCAATTTCACATAATTTCTTTAGATAAACAGAGCCCGTTTGACGCTGAGCAATTCCTGCTTCAACAAGGTTATGAATCCGACAATAGGGTTGTTCAAAAATAATATGAATTAATTCTCTGCTATAAATTTTTGGCAATTTCTGGCGAGCAAAATTTATTGTATATTCTATTAGCTTCCGGATTCCATCAATTTTGTGATAAGTAAATTGAGCTGTTTGCTTAACTGCCTCTAACATATAAAGTATCCACTCTTCCCACTTATTATCCGTAGTTACAAGATTTATTAGACGATAATATTCTTTTTTGTGACGCACAATATAGTGACTAAGATATAATATAGGAAGTGAAAGAAGTTCTTTTTCTAATAGAAATAAAATATTTATTATACGGCCTGTTCTTCCGTTACCATCCAAAAAAGGATGAATGGCTTCAAATTGATAATGAGCTACTGCCATGCGAATAAGTGGATCTAAATCATCTTCCTGATGAAGAAATTTTTCCCAATTAGATAGTAAATCTCGAATATGATTCTCACCCACCGGCGGGGTATAAATTGTTTCCCCTGTCGTTAAATTGGTAATTGTTGTACCTGGTATTCTTCGTACATCCATTTCCTTATGTTTTATTATTGAACAAAGCGTTGTGGCTATTCCAGCATTTAATGGTGTATTTTGTAGTAATTTAAAACCATGATAGAGGGCTGTCCGATATCGCAATGCCTCTTTAGTTGCAGAATCAGCATGACTATCTACTTGTGAAAATTGAAATAATTTATCAGTAGTGGTCATAATGTTTTCAATTTCAGAACTGTCTTTAGCTTCTAATAAAGGCAATGTGTTAATTAATAAATTTTGATTAGGCAACAACTCACCAGCTTGTTTAAGCTCAGCCAAAGCAGCTCTAGCCGAGATACAGGCTTTTAATATACGAATATTTTCAATTTCAGCGTTAGGTGGTAAATAAGGAAGATCATTATAGGGTTTATTAGGATCAAAATTCATGTTTAAAAATTGTTAGATTATCGACATATTATTAGTATATGTTGATTTCATCGACATATCTATAAAATATGTCGATGAATTTCTATTTTTTCGACATATGTACTTCTTGTCAATTTATAAATAAAGACCATTTCCTTCTACAGCTGAAGCGCCAAGGCTGGGACTCTATGTGGAAGTAAAATGAAAACCTGGGATACGGCCCTTTGGGCTACTCCCAGGCTACGCTGGCTATAATCTACGAATTTTTTGCTACTACTTTTGCATCCTCTTGCTGGGACAAAGGATGCTCATCAACACTATTTGCTGCCAAGATTGGATTTACAGTAGGTAAATCTATCTTCTTTGCCCGCTTAGAGTCTTCGGTTAAAGGTACTAGAGGGATATCATCTGCATTAAAGTCAGAAGCAGGTTGTCTTGAAGTCTTTCCTTTGGTAGTAGCGTTCTTGCTCGCTTGCGGCATTGAGCGTTGATTATTGGTTCTACCAGTGCGTTCACTCGCAGAGGGTGTTCTTGTTTGCGCTAAGCTTTGATTATTGGTTTTACCAGTGCGTTCACTAGTAGAGGGCATTCTTGTTTGTGGCATTGAGCTTTGATTATTAGTTTTACCAGTGCGCTCACTAGTAGGGGGCGTTCTGGTCTGCGGTATTGAACTTTGATTATTGTTCTTATCAGTGCGTTTCTTACTAGCATCAGCCGCTTTTGATTGAGACACTGAGTTTTGATTATTGTGAGGCATATTCGCCTGATTTTCATCTTTACTCGTTTTACTTGCCCAATTTTTAATAGCTGCAATACCTTTTGAAACACCTTCTTTAATAGCAGGAAGACTAGCACCAATTGTAGCGCCCACAGCTGCCCCAATTAGTGTAGCACCTGGAATTGGAATGAAAAAACCAATAAATGCACCTACAGCTGCACCTAAGCCTCCTCGTTTCTTGACCTCAGGCGATGTTATTTTTTCAATTAAACTTTTCATCAATTCGGTATCTTTTGCACCGACAAGTCCACCAATCACGCCACCAATAGCTGTACCAATACCAGGAAAAAATAAAGATCCTATAAGAGCACCGACACCTGCACTACCTAAGGTTTTAAGTATATTCCCTTTATTATCCGATACCGTATTCTTTAAATCCGATGAGTTTTCAGCAGTTGCTGAACCTCTTTCACGTAATTTATTCCATAATTTACTAAATATGTTGGACTTATCCGCCATCTTAAACCTATTTAACAAATAGTTATCTATTTATTATATTATTTTTTTCGATTACGTGTCTTTGTAAGACAAAATATTACAATTTTTTATCAATTGTTGACTTAACGTGCTGTTACAAAACCATAAAAGTTGCCTAAACATAAATTCAGCAAGTGCAAGTCGGGCCACTCGGCCTGAAGTATCCTCAGTTTTTTGAAAATAGGTGACATGCAAAGCGAGATATGATCTTATGTTGTTGCGAATAACACTAAGCCAAGGTCAAGCGATGCATGTTTCCAAGATTGTACATCAATTATTAAAAGCTACAATTTAGGTAAAAACCAAGTACTCCAGAGTAGCAATTTAATTATAACTTATTGATTTTAAAGGATAAAAATGGCGCGCTCGGAGGGACTCGAACCCCCGACACCTTGGTTCGAAGCCTGATGCGTTAATTTAAAAATTATTATTTATCAATGGCTTGCGATGCATCAAATTCTTGAAAAACGGCTTAGAACTGCCTAAAACAGCGCAATACTGTCACAGTTATGCCACAATCTATGGCACAGTAATTTACTAATTATAAAAGAATTTTTTATCGATATGGAACAATAAAAAACTAAACTTAGCTTAGTATTTGTGTACAATTTATAATGCTTGTCCTGCAATTCTTGTTTCTAAATTAGTAGGAACTATAAATACAAAGGCTTTCCCAATTTTTTGCTTAATTAATAACCCTAACTCACCTAGTTCCAATAAATCAGTTCTTGCTGTTTGGTAGGTTATATTGTGGGATTGGCGATGAGTTTCAATTAAATATTGAGTCTTTGGATGCTTTAAAGCATGCATGATAAGAGCAATTTGTCTATGATTAAGCTGGTTTTTTAAAGATTGATTTGTATAGATTAGCTTCTCAGTTTCTCGAGTTTTTCTCCCTTTTTCATTTATAAATTCATGTAAATATTCAATCGCTTTTAAAATAATATCCAATTGTTGAATTGCAAAATAAGTTACATCGTTACTGTCTGTTTCTGTATGAAGGTAAGCTAAGGCATACCTAATTGGACTTTTTTTAATGATTTGAGATATAGAAATAAACTCCATTAACCAATAACCCTGATTAGCCATGGACCAATAAAATAATGCACGAGCAGTTCGTCCATTTCCATCTTCAAAAGGATGATCATAAGCTAGCATAAAATGTAGTAAAATCGCCTTTATAACTGGATGAAGAAAAAATTTATAATCATCTTCTTTAGAGTTGGCAAAATCGCATATTTTCTGAATTCGCTCGTCCAATTCATAAAAATTTGGCGGTACATGTAATATTTTATCTGTATTATCCCATATTCGAATATCGTCTGATTTTCTGAGACAACCAATTGCCTTGGGATTGTCTAATGTATCCTTAGTAAGAGTTCCTTGGAGTTCTAAGATAATTTCTTTCGTAAG
Proteins encoded in this window:
- the fic gene encoding protein adenylyltransferase Fic translates to MNFDPNKPYNDLPYLPPNAEIENIRILKACISARAALAELKQAGELLPNQNLLINTLPLLEAKDSSEIENIMTTTDKLFQFSQVDSHADSATKEALRYRTALYHGFKLLQNTPLNAGIATTLCSIIKHKEMDVRRIPGTTITNLTTGETIYTPPVGENHIRDLLSNWEKFLHQEDDLDPLIRMAVAHYQFEAIHPFLDGNGRTGRIINILFLLEKELLSLPILYLSHYIVRHKKEYYRLINLVTTDNKWEEWILYMLEAVKQTAQFTYHKIDGIRKLIEYTINFARQKLPKIYSRELIHIIFEQPYCRIHNLVEAGIAQRQTGSVYLKKLCEIGILKEIAVGKEKLFVHPNLIQLLSQDSNT
- a CDS encoding DUF456 domain-containing protein; protein product: MADKSNIFSKLWNKLRERGSATAENSSDLKNTVSDNKGNILKTLGSAGVGALIGSLFFPGIGTAIGGVIGGLVGAKDTELMKSLIEKITSPEVKKRGGLGAAVGAFIGFFIPIPGATLIGAAVGATIGASLPAIKEGVSKGIAAIKNWASKTSKDENQANMPHNNQNSVSQSKAADASKKRTDKNNNQSSIPQTRTPPTSERTGKTNNQSSMPQTRMPSTSERTGKTNNQSLAQTRTPSASERTGRTNNQRSMPQASKNATTKGKTSRQPASDFNADDIPLVPLTEDSKRAKKIDLPTVNPILAANSVDEHPLSQQEDAKVVAKNS
- a CDS encoding Fic family protein, with product MKDPSATKIFIEAQRSIQATTEQGEYLHWDKIRHLSPPLNLTSEQWWFFIKIARSALYKKLPFEDKYKNPFVIATPDIMQQKLHLIDRLSGNSIQSPTLTINKNLRDTYVIQSLIEEAITSSQLEGASTTRQIAKEMLRARRKPTNLSERMIFNNYEAMQFVREVRDIPLTKEIILELQGTLTKDTLDNPKAIGCLRKSDDIRIWDNTDKILHVPPNFYELDERIQKICDFANSKEDDYKFFLHPVIKAILLHFMLAYDHPFEDGNGRTARALFYWSMANQGYWLMEFISISQIIKKSPIRYALAYLHTETDSNDVTYFAIQQLDIILKAIEYLHEFINEKGRKTRETEKLIYTNQSLKNQLNHRQIALIMHALKHPKTQYLIETHRQSHNITYQTARTDLLELGELGLLIKQKIGKAFVFIVPTNLETRIAGQAL